One Gimesia chilikensis DNA segment encodes these proteins:
- a CDS encoding serine/threonine-protein kinase codes for MTDQDSAKSATISELEKQYRQLLDNNCLEWQNQRQFSRCLGVGGQGVVYLSAREGADGFSIPVALKLFSPKRYADCTAYQSEMARLSQVAARVARVQENHLVAVQNFVKRNEIYIMEMEWVDGYDLRSLLTPATFKQIREQVTRRRWRTLNNNVFTRGVQQPRLKPGVAVAILRECLAALAALHRNEIIHCDMKPANIMLKRSGNAKIIDIGSAIDLNNLPENHACTPTYAAPEVLSGNRATAQSDLASLGYILIEVITGFQPFANLKYAQLVKAKQNILQQLPQWFPAEEFALSEPLMKLIHRLVHPDPAERFPSAEAAELGEDGAAEFHRLLVKSDLPSDYENELRLWIEEVETDYFESTQPAGDPGTTVFTTRAWDGDDDPDFSLKS; via the coding sequence TTGACCGATCAAGATTCTGCAAAATCCGCAACGATCTCTGAACTGGAGAAACAGTATCGACAGTTACTCGACAATAATTGTCTCGAGTGGCAGAACCAGCGCCAGTTCTCACGCTGCCTGGGTGTTGGCGGACAGGGTGTCGTTTACCTGAGCGCACGCGAAGGTGCAGACGGGTTCAGCATTCCAGTGGCTCTCAAGCTCTTTTCGCCCAAACGGTATGCCGACTGTACTGCCTATCAGAGCGAAATGGCTCGTTTGTCACAGGTCGCCGCACGCGTGGCACGCGTTCAGGAAAATCACCTGGTTGCCGTGCAGAATTTCGTGAAGCGGAACGAAATTTATATCATGGAGATGGAGTGGGTCGATGGCTACGACTTGCGGAGCCTGCTCACTCCTGCCACGTTCAAACAGATTCGGGAACAGGTCACCCGTCGTCGCTGGAGGACATTGAATAACAATGTCTTTACGCGTGGTGTGCAGCAGCCGCGGCTCAAGCCGGGTGTCGCGGTGGCTATTCTCCGCGAGTGTCTGGCTGCACTCGCTGCCCTGCATCGCAATGAAATTATTCACTGCGATATGAAACCGGCGAACATCATGCTCAAACGGAGCGGGAACGCCAAGATCATCGATATCGGATCCGCCATCGATTTAAATAATCTCCCGGAGAATCATGCCTGTACGCCTACGTATGCGGCTCCTGAAGTACTCTCCGGGAATCGGGCGACCGCCCAATCCGATCTGGCCAGCCTGGGTTACATTCTGATTGAAGTCATCACCGGTTTTCAGCCGTTTGCGAATCTCAAGTACGCTCAGCTGGTCAAAGCGAAACAGAATATTCTGCAGCAGTTGCCCCAATGGTTTCCGGCGGAGGAGTTCGCGTTGAGTGAACCACTGATGAAGCTCATTCACCGTCTCGTGCATCCCGATCCTGCGGAACGGTTTCCCAGTGCGGAAGCAGCTGAGTTGGGAGAAGATGGTGCCGCGGAATTTCATCGACTGCTGGTGAAAAGTGATCTGCCGAGTGATTATGAAAACGAACTGCGGCTCTGGATCGAAGAAGTTGAAACCGACTATTTCGAGTCGACCCAACCTGCCGGCGATCCCGGTACGACTGTGTTCACCACTCGCGCCTGGGATGGTGACGATGATCCGGATTTTTCACTTAAATCCTGA
- a CDS encoding ATP-dependent DNA helicase has protein sequence MRSALTTDVLSILGKDGKVARRLDHYEERPEQLEMAEAVVRAMEEKHHLLVEAGTGVGKSFAYLVPAILETCRQNETRTGKDRKRLIVSTNTISLQEQLINRDIPFLNAVLPVEFSAVLVKGRSNYISLRRLKGTVERAGNTFSNEEELSQLDQIAQWSRKTSDGSRSDLDFRPHPKIWDEIQSEHGNCLGKRCATYNECFYYRARRRVWNADVLVVNHALFFSDLAIRREGSSILPDYDTVILDEAHTIEAVAGDHLGLSITNSQFDYLFSKLYNDRTQKGLLMHHNLVDCQQHVMRLRFMVEDLFDHLLEWQSRQGLANRRIRQLPPVENTVTHEMKLLAAQISEYAFRLNSEEEKIELQSAAERCSALGDGLQSWLTQQADADSVYWVEVSRGRNQRIKMVNAPIDVGPVLRDELFNQAQTVILTSATLAVGDQDFSFTRSRLGLNQCEELKLGSPFDYREQVRLILPDPMPDPGEAPAEYERAVTEKLKQYLEQTDGHAFALFTSYKMMKNCADQISGWLQDHNLALYLQGEGLPRSLMLERFRNNPRGVLFGTDSFWQGIDVPGDALTNVIITKLPFSVPDHPLLEARVEAIRNRGGNPFMDYQIPEAIIKLKQGFGRLIRTANDQGQVVILDPRVRTKRYGQKFLESLPDCTVIIDRDD, from the coding sequence ATGAGGTCCGCTTTGACTACTGATGTATTATCCATTCTCGGCAAGGACGGCAAAGTTGCCCGGCGGCTCGACCATTACGAGGAACGCCCCGAGCAACTGGAGATGGCCGAAGCCGTCGTACGGGCGATGGAAGAGAAGCATCACCTGCTGGTGGAAGCGGGAACCGGGGTGGGCAAAAGCTTTGCATACCTCGTGCCCGCGATCCTGGAGACCTGCCGACAGAACGAGACCCGTACGGGCAAAGACCGTAAACGGCTGATTGTCTCTACCAATACGATCAGTCTGCAGGAACAGTTGATCAATCGCGATATCCCGTTCCTGAACGCCGTGCTCCCGGTAGAGTTCTCTGCGGTGCTGGTTAAGGGGCGGTCGAATTACATCAGCCTGCGTCGACTGAAAGGGACCGTTGAGCGGGCCGGGAATACGTTCTCGAATGAAGAAGAACTGAGTCAACTCGATCAGATCGCGCAATGGTCCCGCAAGACAAGCGATGGCAGCCGGTCTGACCTGGATTTTCGTCCGCATCCCAAAATCTGGGACGAGATTCAGAGCGAACACGGCAACTGCCTGGGCAAACGGTGTGCGACTTACAATGAATGCTTTTATTACCGTGCCCGCCGCCGCGTCTGGAATGCGGATGTACTGGTGGTGAATCATGCCCTCTTTTTCTCAGACCTGGCGATCCGCCGGGAGGGGAGCAGCATTCTCCCCGATTACGATACGGTAATTCTGGACGAAGCCCACACCATCGAGGCGGTCGCGGGGGACCACCTGGGGCTTTCGATTACCAACAGTCAGTTCGATTACCTGTTCAGCAAGCTGTATAACGACCGGACCCAGAAGGGCCTGTTGATGCATCACAACCTGGTCGACTGCCAGCAGCATGTGATGCGGTTGCGGTTCATGGTCGAGGACCTGTTCGATCATCTGCTGGAGTGGCAGTCCCGACAGGGGCTGGCCAACCGTCGCATTCGTCAGTTGCCGCCGGTCGAAAATACGGTCACCCACGAAATGAAACTGCTGGCTGCCCAGATTTCAGAATACGCATTCCGTTTGAACAGCGAAGAAGAAAAGATCGAACTGCAGTCGGCCGCCGAACGCTGTTCCGCACTGGGTGATGGCTTACAGAGCTGGCTCACGCAGCAGGCCGATGCCGATTCGGTCTACTGGGTGGAAGTCTCTCGCGGACGCAACCAGCGCATCAAGATGGTCAATGCGCCCATCGACGTGGGACCGGTGTTGCGGGATGAACTGTTCAACCAGGCTCAGACGGTGATTCTGACGAGTGCCACCCTGGCGGTCGGCGATCAGGATTTCAGTTTTACGCGATCGCGGCTGGGACTCAATCAATGCGAAGAACTGAAGCTGGGAAGCCCCTTCGATTATCGGGAGCAGGTGCGACTGATTCTGCCCGACCCGATGCCGGATCCCGGGGAAGCGCCGGCGGAGTATGAGCGTGCGGTGACCGAGAAGCTGAAACAGTATCTCGAACAGACCGACGGCCACGCCTTCGCGCTGTTTACCAGCTACAAGATGATGAAGAATTGTGCCGACCAGATTTCAGGCTGGCTGCAGGACCACAACCTGGCTTTGTATCTGCAGGGGGAAGGATTGCCCCGCTCGCTGATGCTGGAGCGGTTCCGAAATAATCCCCGTGGCGTGCTGTTCGGGACCGACAGTTTCTGGCAGGGGATCGACGTGCCCGGCGATGCGTTGACCAATGTGATTATCACCAAGCTGCCTTTCAGTGTGCCCGATCATCCTTTATTGGAAGCCCGGGTCGAAGCGATTCGGAATCGGGGAGGGAATCCGTTCATGGATTATCAGATTCCGGAGGCGATCATTAAGCTGAAGCAGGGATTCGGTCGTCTGATTCGGACTGCCAACGATCAGGGGCAGGTCGTAATTCTGGACCCGCGGGTGCGGACCAAGCGTTATGGTCAGAAGTTTCTGGAGAGCCTCCCGGATTGCACCGTGATTATCGACCGGGATGACTGA
- a CDS encoding SpoIIE family protein phosphatase produces MAILQILKGKVPEQIIELSGERVIMGRHPNCEIVLDNVAVSRYHAQILESHGFYYLEDLHSRNGTLLNGTVIEGRTELHENDTISICDIQMQFLVDYEPSPDFIDSAIQQTLEVTNRSLKENQQLALDDGTTEGVLDGSSIISQLDLNTSSQLRISVKPEVKLHAVLEISQILSRALKLDDVLPRILDGLFKIFAQADQGFIMLQSPERKKLIVKATKARRREDEDSIRISTTIVRQAIMSGSAILSADAVEDDRFKMSESITSLRIRSMMCVPLMSQAGDVLGVIQIATRDIGQQFNKDDLDVMVAIAQQASLAVDNAKLHEDLVRQRDIERDLEFAHQIQLGLLPHNRPKYKEYEFFDFYESAQSVGGDYFDYIELPGGKLAVTLGDVAGKGVPAAILMARLYASARYHVLSRNAADKALAELNAEIASSGVGLRFITFILAVLDPKKHTVSIVNAGHMAPLLRRTSDGTVKQVAQEKSGMPLGVMKTQTFHVETITLEKGDTLLLYTDGVTEAMDQKNRLYHRDRLVKYLKSAPEEVEPLVKGLLSDVESFRKDSMQKDDMCVVCFRRKS; encoded by the coding sequence GTGGCGATTTTACAGATACTTAAAGGGAAAGTTCCCGAACAGATCATCGAGCTGAGCGGAGAACGGGTGATAATGGGGCGACATCCCAATTGTGAGATCGTCCTCGATAATGTCGCCGTCAGCCGCTACCACGCCCAGATTCTGGAAAGCCACGGTTTCTACTACCTGGAAGACCTGCACAGCCGCAACGGCACTCTGCTCAACGGCACGGTCATCGAAGGTCGGACCGAACTGCACGAGAACGATACGATCAGCATCTGCGATATCCAGATGCAGTTCCTCGTCGATTATGAACCGTCTCCCGATTTTATCGATTCGGCTATCCAGCAGACACTCGAAGTCACCAATCGGTCGCTGAAAGAAAACCAGCAGCTGGCCCTTGATGATGGCACGACGGAAGGTGTTCTCGACGGGTCCTCGATCATCAGCCAGCTGGATCTGAATACGAGCAGCCAGCTGCGGATCAGCGTCAAACCCGAAGTCAAACTGCACGCGGTACTGGAGATCAGCCAGATTCTCAGCCGGGCTTTGAAACTGGACGACGTACTGCCGCGTATCCTGGACGGTTTGTTCAAGATATTTGCCCAGGCGGACCAGGGCTTTATCATGCTGCAGAGTCCGGAACGCAAAAAGCTGATTGTCAAAGCAACGAAGGCCCGTCGTCGCGAAGACGAAGATTCGATTCGCATCAGCACGACGATCGTCCGCCAGGCGATCATGAGCGGTTCGGCCATCCTGAGTGCCGACGCGGTCGAAGATGATCGCTTCAAAATGAGCGAGAGCATCACGTCGCTTCGCATCCGTTCCATGATGTGTGTGCCTTTGATGTCGCAGGCCGGGGATGTGCTCGGCGTGATTCAGATCGCGACCCGCGATATCGGTCAGCAGTTCAACAAGGACGATCTGGACGTCATGGTGGCGATTGCCCAGCAGGCAAGCCTTGCAGTTGACAATGCAAAGCTGCACGAAGACCTGGTCCGGCAGCGGGACATCGAACGGGACCTGGAGTTCGCCCACCAGATCCAGCTGGGGTTACTGCCACACAATCGACCGAAGTACAAAGAATACGAGTTCTTTGATTTTTATGAATCAGCCCAGAGTGTCGGCGGCGATTACTTCGACTACATCGAACTGCCCGGCGGAAAACTGGCGGTGACGCTGGGAGATGTCGCCGGCAAGGGGGTTCCGGCTGCCATTCTGATGGCCCGCCTGTATGCCTCGGCCCGCTATCATGTGCTATCCCGAAATGCAGCGGACAAGGCACTGGCCGAACTGAATGCAGAAATCGCTTCCAGTGGTGTGGGCCTGCGGTTCATTACATTCATTCTGGCGGTACTGGATCCGAAGAAGCATACGGTTTCAATTGTCAACGCCGGTCATATGGCGCCGCTGTTGCGACGGACGTCCGACGGAACCGTGAAGCAGGTGGCTCAGGAAAAGTCAGGCATGCCGCTGGGCGTGATGAAGACGCAAACGTTTCATGTGGAAACGATCACGCTGGAAAAAGGGGATACACTCCTGTTGTATACCGATGGTGTGACCGAGGCCATGGACCAGAAGAACCGTCTCTATCACCGGGATCGACTGGTCAAGTATCTCAAATCGGCGCCTGAAGAAGTCGAGCCCCTCGTCAAGGGACTGCTCTCGGATGTGGAGTCGTTCCGCAAGGATTCGATGCAGAAGGACGACATGTGCGTTGTCTGCTTCCGCCGCAAATCATAA
- a CDS encoding serine/threonine protein kinase encodes MPSDQPQKNGPGAPAGSAREKSSPRSAELQGGESAPLAHLDDSDLSEDTVYQPGTTPQTGKKQIESVNLVGRQLGDFKILRRLGQGGMATVYLAEQVSLKREAAIKVMHSELMSDETHIRRFEREAKAAAGLTHPNIVQVYMTGDFEGTHYIAQEYVRGINLKEYLARNAPPDCALILKIMRQVTAALHAAAEKGIVHRDIKPENIMITSRKLIKVADFGLAQIAQSDERVHLTQVGTTMGTPLYMSPEQVNGKALDQRSDIYSLGVTCYHLICGRPPFHGETALSIAVKHLNEAAPSLKKRRPDLPEELCDLVHRMMEKDPNKRPANATELMQEIRKIPEQSSGSETRDWRSRLPFQGNQGLQKQIATFVLASLCLGGVAAAVGWVNRPGNPLDAPVVNAEGQASGSAVAIGKESSAMLQYLRAMRMKDNINSEDGWKAVIEYYPENEIYKPLAQIRLGLLMLKGGRYAEARPIFEELMASGQARYQTNGYAGLMALESLEGNPINSQNTWENHVRDHLDDLDREMFEIAYLTLTRNQSAPGVTQNDDYRKLFEQMNNEGEELLNP; translated from the coding sequence ATGCCTTCCGATCAACCGCAGAAAAACGGTCCTGGGGCTCCCGCCGGATCCGCACGCGAAAAGTCTTCTCCCCGCTCTGCTGAACTGCAGGGAGGGGAATCCGCCCCGCTTGCGCACCTTGACGACTCCGATCTGAGTGAGGACACGGTTTATCAACCGGGGACGACGCCTCAAACGGGTAAAAAGCAGATTGAATCGGTCAATCTTGTCGGCAGGCAGCTGGGTGATTTCAAAATCCTGCGCCGCCTCGGGCAGGGGGGAATGGCTACTGTCTATCTGGCTGAACAGGTCTCTCTCAAACGCGAAGCAGCCATCAAGGTGATGCACAGCGAACTGATGAGTGATGAGACCCACATCAGGCGCTTCGAACGCGAGGCGAAAGCGGCCGCGGGGCTCACCCACCCGAATATCGTCCAGGTTTATATGACGGGCGATTTCGAGGGAACGCATTATATCGCCCAGGAATACGTGCGGGGGATCAATCTCAAGGAATACCTGGCCCGTAACGCCCCTCCCGATTGTGCGTTGATCCTCAAAATCATGCGACAGGTGACCGCGGCCCTGCATGCCGCTGCGGAGAAGGGGATCGTGCATCGGGATATCAAACCCGAGAACATCATGATCACGTCCCGCAAGCTGATCAAGGTAGCCGATTTCGGACTGGCCCAGATTGCCCAGTCTGACGAGCGGGTCCATCTGACCCAGGTCGGCACCACGATGGGGACGCCGCTGTATATGAGTCCGGAGCAGGTCAACGGCAAGGCACTCGACCAGCGGAGCGATATCTATTCGCTGGGCGTGACCTGTTACCATTTGATCTGTGGTCGGCCCCCCTTTCACGGGGAAACGGCCCTTTCGATTGCCGTGAAGCATCTGAATGAAGCAGCTCCATCCCTGAAGAAACGCCGGCCCGACCTGCCGGAAGAGCTCTGCGATCTCGTGCATCGTATGATGGAGAAAGATCCGAACAAACGTCCGGCCAACGCCACCGAGCTGATGCAGGAAATCCGCAAGATTCCGGAGCAGTCCTCCGGCAGCGAAACACGCGACTGGCGGTCCCGACTGCCGTTTCAGGGAAATCAGGGGTTACAGAAACAAATTGCCACGTTTGTGCTGGCTTCACTCTGTCTGGGAGGCGTTGCCGCCGCCGTGGGCTGGGTGAATCGCCCCGGGAATCCCCTGGACGCGCCTGTTGTTAATGCTGAGGGCCAGGCCAGTGGTTCTGCGGTGGCGATTGGTAAAGAGTCCTCCGCCATGCTGCAGTATCTGCGGGCCATGCGGATGAAGGATAACATCAACAGCGAAGATGGCTGGAAAGCGGTGATTGAGTATTATCCGGAGAATGAAATCTACAAGCCACTGGCACAGATTCGGCTGGGCCTGTTAATGCTCAAGGGGGGGCGGTATGCCGAAGCCCGGCCGATTTTTGAGGAACTGATGGCTTCCGGTCAGGCCCGTTATCAGACGAATGGCTACGCCGGACTTATGGCTCTGGAAAGTCTGGAAGGGAACCCCATCAACTCACAAAACACCTGGGAAAATCACGTTCGCGATCATCTGGATGATCTGGACCGGGAAATGTTTGAGATTGCTTATCTGACCCTGACCCGCAACCAGAGTGCTCCCGGCGTTACCCAGAATGATGATTACCGGAAGCTGTTCGAACAGATGAATAACGAAGGTGAAGAACTGCTCAATCCCTGA
- a CDS encoding pyridoxal phosphate-dependent aminotransferase, which produces MSEEWIADRMHLIDASGIRKVFDLAANMKNPINLSIGQPHFDTPDEIKDALCQAVRDGKNAYSQTQGIAPLIEKIQSRVDEMYHHEDRQVFISSGTSGALMLVLNALVNPGDEVIVFDPYFVMYTHLTRVVGGKPVFVETYPDFKIDVEKVRAAITDKTKLILFNSPSNPTGHVASEEEVRALAELAAEKNIALVSDEIYRSFCYDDPFVSPAAYNEKVIVIDGMSKSHSMTGHRLGFVHGPKAVTQQMIKLQQYTFVCAPHPVQWAGLAALDYDISGRVEEYKEKRDLMRDLLSDRFEIAGAQGAFYMFVKAPWGTGTEFCTEAIKNNLLIIPGNVFSNQDTHFRISYAQENPVLEAGAEILNRLADRKG; this is translated from the coding sequence ATGAGTGAAGAATGGATAGCCGACCGGATGCACCTGATTGACGCCTCCGGAATTCGCAAGGTGTTTGACCTGGCGGCGAACATGAAAAATCCGATCAACCTGAGCATCGGGCAGCCCCACTTTGATACTCCCGATGAGATCAAAGACGCGCTCTGCCAGGCAGTCCGGGATGGGAAAAACGCTTACAGCCAGACACAGGGGATCGCCCCGCTGATCGAAAAGATCCAGTCGCGGGTGGATGAGATGTATCATCATGAGGATCGCCAGGTCTTTATTTCCAGCGGCACCAGTGGTGCATTGATGCTGGTGTTGAATGCCCTGGTCAACCCGGGCGATGAAGTCATTGTGTTCGATCCTTACTTCGTGATGTATACGCATCTGACCCGCGTGGTGGGGGGCAAACCGGTGTTTGTAGAGACTTACCCGGATTTCAAGATCGACGTGGAAAAAGTCCGGGCCGCGATCACCGACAAGACGAAGCTGATCCTGTTCAACAGCCCGAGCAATCCGACCGGACACGTGGCCTCGGAAGAGGAAGTGCGGGCCCTGGCGGAACTGGCGGCGGAAAAAAACATCGCGCTGGTCAGCGACGAGATCTACCGTTCCTTCTGTTATGACGATCCTTTTGTGAGCCCGGCTGCTTATAACGAGAAGGTGATCGTAATCGACGGAATGAGTAAGTCGCATTCGATGACCGGCCATCGGCTGGGCTTCGTGCATGGTCCCAAAGCCGTGACGCAGCAGATGATCAAGCTGCAGCAGTACACGTTCGTCTGTGCCCCGCATCCGGTGCAGTGGGCTGGACTGGCGGCGCTGGACTACGACATTTCGGGACGCGTGGAAGAATATAAGGAAAAGCGGGACCTGATGCGGGATCTGCTCTCGGACCGGTTCGAAATCGCCGGTGCCCAGGGGGCGTTCTACATGTTCGTCAAAGCGCCATGGGGAACGGGGACCGAATTCTGCACCGAAGCGATCAAGAACAACCTGCTGATCATACCGGGCAATGTGTTCAGTAATCAGGATACGCATTTCCGGATCTCCTATGCCCAGGAAAATCCGGTTCTGGAGGCCGGGGCGGAAATTCTGAATCGGCTGGCAGACCGCAAGGGCTGA
- a CDS encoding NUDIX hydrolase — MFTEIQAGEQKEQISMSETDQTLIETRFLRLIKRGRWEFVQRANASGVVCLFPLTRDYRVILIEQFRPPVNSPVIEFPAGLAGDIAGQEDELLETAALRELEEETGYAAGRIISLGSTVSSAGLTDEAVHFFLALDLEQVAEGGGDESEKITVHSVPFAEVEDWLKAAEARGCLLDARIYAGLYFLSKHVPTTS; from the coding sequence GTGTTCACAGAGATTCAGGCTGGAGAGCAGAAAGAACAAATCAGTATGAGTGAGACCGACCAGACTTTGATCGAAACCCGTTTTTTGAGGTTGATCAAGCGGGGACGCTGGGAATTTGTGCAACGTGCCAATGCGTCAGGAGTGGTCTGCCTGTTCCCGTTGACCCGGGATTACCGGGTGATTCTGATCGAACAGTTTCGTCCCCCTGTGAATTCCCCGGTGATTGAATTCCCGGCGGGACTGGCGGGTGACATCGCAGGTCAGGAGGACGAACTGCTGGAAACCGCGGCACTCCGGGAACTGGAAGAAGAGACCGGTTATGCAGCGGGGCGAATCATTTCACTTGGATCAACGGTCTCTTCGGCCGGTTTGACGGACGAAGCGGTTCATTTTTTCCTGGCCCTCGATCTGGAGCAGGTCGCGGAGGGGGGCGGCGATGAATCGGAGAAAATCACCGTCCATTCCGTGCCGTTTGCAGAAGTTGAAGATTGGCTTAAAGCGGCCGAAGCACGCGGCTGTCTGCTCGATGCCCGGATTTATGCAGGCCTGTATTTTCTCTCCAAACATGTGCCGACGACTTCCTGA
- a CDS encoding SMP-30/gluconolactonase/LRE family protein: protein MKQLALALLSVLFVQITLSAEESVIDKSSPLETIATEFELADGPAWDGRGTLYFPDVKAGKLYRYQPRTGKVQVFLNDAGRISASFYDHGKLYLSDNGNSQISVLEGKQKKRINGQPNDVKPPRRPNDLVVDQTGGIYYTLTGSGEVIWISPEGKQSVAIKEIKTPNGITLSPDGQTLYVAAYVPKEIWAYDVTKPGEVKNGRLFAKMNDGPDKGADGMTIDRAGNVYCAGAADIWIWNPEGKLLGKIHTPTRPINCTFGDQDMRSLYITGFGGLYRQRMNAYGCMPEPEVSANSGNRPSTVVPDSVTPHLNVVYGQAGPRKLLADIFVPQTGKGPFPAVVVVHGGGWLNGDKTKFRALAIALAERGYVTMAVGYRLGHEAKFPAGIQDCNAAVRFLRAEAAKYHVNPQQIGAVGGSAGGHLVGLMAAAPHVKALQGDAGYADRSSQLQAAIVMAGPMMMASGSVAERSRKDPKKSNSNQWLGKTIDEAPELYELSDAYLHLSRQTPPLLFMTGEFDNPERNAPSREKLKTAGVPTGIKVYPKGKHGCWNQHPWFNDMVADMDQFFQQHLQQ, encoded by the coding sequence ATGAAACAGCTCGCCCTTGCCCTGCTCTCTGTACTCTTCGTACAGATCACTCTTTCTGCTGAGGAATCTGTCATCGATAAGTCATCCCCGCTGGAGACGATTGCGACCGAATTCGAGCTCGCCGATGGTCCTGCCTGGGATGGACGCGGCACGCTCTACTTCCCCGATGTTAAAGCAGGCAAGCTGTATCGCTATCAGCCCCGCACCGGTAAAGTCCAGGTCTTCCTGAACGACGCCGGCCGGATCAGCGCGAGCTTTTATGATCATGGCAAACTCTACCTCTCAGATAACGGCAACAGCCAGATCTCAGTTCTGGAAGGCAAACAGAAGAAACGCATCAATGGTCAGCCGAATGATGTCAAGCCGCCCCGTCGCCCGAACGATTTGGTCGTCGATCAGACCGGTGGCATCTACTACACACTCACCGGCTCGGGGGAAGTCATCTGGATTTCACCGGAAGGCAAACAGTCGGTCGCCATCAAAGAAATCAAAACTCCTAACGGTATCACCCTCTCTCCCGATGGTCAGACACTCTATGTCGCTGCATACGTCCCCAAAGAGATCTGGGCTTACGATGTAACCAAGCCGGGCGAAGTCAAAAACGGACGCCTGTTTGCCAAAATGAACGATGGCCCCGACAAGGGTGCCGACGGGATGACCATCGACCGCGCCGGAAACGTGTACTGTGCCGGTGCTGCCGACATCTGGATCTGGAATCCCGAGGGCAAACTGCTCGGAAAAATCCACACGCCCACCCGCCCTATCAACTGCACTTTCGGCGATCAGGACATGCGGTCGCTCTACATCACCGGCTTTGGGGGACTCTATCGTCAGCGCATGAACGCCTATGGCTGCATGCCCGAACCGGAAGTTTCGGCCAATAGCGGTAACCGCCCCTCCACGGTCGTACCAGATTCAGTCACGCCTCACCTGAATGTGGTCTACGGTCAGGCCGGACCGCGTAAACTGCTCGCAGATATTTTTGTGCCCCAGACCGGTAAAGGTCCTTTTCCCGCAGTCGTTGTCGTGCACGGCGGTGGCTGGCTCAACGGTGATAAAACCAAGTTCCGGGCCCTGGCGATCGCCCTGGCTGAACGGGGTTATGTCACGATGGCCGTCGGTTATCGACTGGGACATGAAGCAAAGTTCCCGGCTGGAATTCAGGACTGTAATGCTGCCGTCCGTTTTCTCAGAGCGGAAGCCGCTAAATACCATGTCAATCCTCAGCAGATCGGTGCCGTCGGCGGTTCTGCAGGCGGACATCTGGTCGGGCTGATGGCAGCGGCACCGCACGTCAAAGCGCTCCAGGGCGATGCCGGCTATGCTGACCGGTCTTCTCAATTACAGGCCGCCATCGTGATGGCAGGACCGATGATGATGGCCTCCGGTTCCGTTGCCGAGCGTTCGCGCAAGGACCCAAAGAAATCCAATTCGAATCAGTGGCTGGGCAAAACGATTGATGAAGCACCCGAGCTTTACGAACTCAGCGATGCCTACCTGCATCTTTCCCGGCAGACACCACCACTGCTGTTTATGACCGGGGAGTTTGACAACCCCGAGCGCAACGCTCCCTCACGGGAAAAGCTCAAAACAGCCGGGGTACCGACGGGCATTAAGGTCTACCCCAAGGGTAAGCACGGCTGCTGGAACCAGCATCCCTGGTTCAATGACATGGTCGCCGATATGGACCAGTTCTTCCAGCAGCATCTGCAGCAGTAA
- a CDS encoding uracil-DNA glycosylase, producing the protein MSKTKWNQLNRNITNCDLCDRLRTHCLKIAAEKRKAFLDWDYWGKPVPNFGDSQAELLIVGLAPAAHGANRTGRMFTGDRSGDWLYRALHKAGFATQPEAVSSDDGLELINCAITATCHCAPPANKPTREEIENCHPWLEQTVDMLPVKVFLALGQIGWKAVLDFKKRQDRLPGKRPAFGHGAAYQFPDGHWLVGSYHPSQQNTFTGRLTEPMFDDVFKLVKSKLKD; encoded by the coding sequence ATGTCGAAAACCAAGTGGAACCAGTTAAACCGGAACATCACCAATTGCGACCTCTGCGATCGTCTGCGGACCCATTGTCTGAAAATCGCGGCTGAAAAACGGAAAGCTTTTCTCGACTGGGACTACTGGGGTAAACCGGTCCCCAATTTCGGTGATTCACAGGCCGAGCTGCTGATTGTGGGCCTGGCCCCCGCAGCCCATGGTGCCAACCGGACCGGCCGCATGTTTACCGGCGATCGCAGTGGGGACTGGCTGTACCGCGCCCTGCATAAAGCAGGCTTTGCGACGCAGCCCGAAGCGGTCAGCAGTGATGACGGACTGGAACTGATCAACTGCGCGATCACAGCCACCTGCCACTGTGCGCCTCCCGCGAATAAACCGACGCGCGAAGAGATTGAAAACTGTCACCCCTGGCTGGAACAGACGGTCGACATGCTACCCGTCAAAGTCTTTCTCGCTCTGGGACAGATCGGCTGGAAAGCGGTCCTCGACTTCAAAAAACGCCAGGACAGACTGCCAGGCAAACGACCTGCCTTCGGACACGGAGCCGCGTACCAGTTTCCCGATGGTCACTGGCTCGTCGGCAGTTATCATCCCAGCCAGCAGAATACGTTTACCGGCCGACTGACAGAGCCGATGTTCGACGACGTTTTCAAACTGGTCAAATCAAAACTGAAAGACTGA